DNA from Tripterygium wilfordii isolate XIE 37 chromosome 4, ASM1340144v1, whole genome shotgun sequence:
TAATAAAAACTTGCAGCCTTTCACCATTTGTTCCTATTGAACGCTACACTCTCCACCAATCCTGTAGAGCCCATATATTTTCAGCATTTATTCCTGTCTAGAGGGTTAAAACTCTCCAATCCTATGCGTATAAGAGCCATTCTAAAAATTCATTTTACAAAGAACAATTCTGTATGATAGGCCCTATCAGAAACATGATGCTCCAAATATTAAGAATCATCAAGAAAATATTAGACTATGGCATATGAAATATTGTGGATCTTCAATTCAATCTAAGAAAACTGTgcagaattctgacttgatatTCTGGTCCCTCTTCAGCGAGAGAACCTTTAGATTATAGCTTTTAACAGTATTTTCATTAAAAGAGTTACTGATACTACTTTATGGTTTCCAGTCTTTTGCTGTGTCTTGACTAATAACATTGGGCGACAAAAATCTCTAACCAGAACATTGGAGCAATTAGTTAAGGACTTGCAATCAACTCACCCAGGAAGGCCCAAACTTGAAGCTGAGTAGGTAAGGACAAACACCCCCATACAAGTGAACATTATAGTCCAACCAGCAATTTTTCGCCTTTTCTCTTCACTTAGGATGCCTGCAGGAAGTAACAAAAAGGAGTGGAACACATATTTTAGCAGAGACCGTAAAGTTAGTAGATGTAAGTAGTTATGTATATGATATATCAATAGGTGAATCCTTGAACCTACTCAGAACTCAGTTAAGGAAAATGCAGACTGGTGTCTCCAGCCAGTCTGAGGGAGGAGCAATTGCCTCCtgaactttctttttttttggcttttcctTCTCACTTACCAATACACAGGAAGTGCATTTGTGCTTTCTTAAAGATATTAAAGCTTAGTGTATATTGTGATAAATGTTGTTTACATATATCTGCATATCTGTATGCATGTAAATGAGTACCAGCAATACCAAGAAAATGGGACATATTACAACACAGGTTCTCAATGATATGGATAAATTTAGCCAAGCTCTAACCTTTCATAGTCACCTGCATATATGTGTGCACTACACTCTATATTTAAGAAAAACCAATGTCCAATAATGTAATACCAGAGGTTAAAGCACACAAAGAACTTAAATCTACCTTGAGCTTCTTGTTTCTCAGATAATGGAAGTTCAATTGTCGATCCCTTTTCGCCTAGTAGAGGTAGGGTACTGTCAACGGAAGTCCCAACATAAACTACAGGTTTTCCCACATTAATCTCCTGAGAACTCTTACTGTAACGCAGTGACACTGAATCAATTGACTCCTGCAGCGAGGATGGAAGTGGCACCTCATCTGGTGGGACATATCTGAGAATTAAAACAGAAATCGCTACCATAGTAAACGCAAGGAGTGTGCCCACACTAACCTGccaaaataaaaagtaatatgAATGAATTCAGTATCATTCTTCGCATAATAAGAGATTATTCAAGAAACCAAAAAATCAGATCTGCAGGCTGACAAAGGAAAAAACaatcaaattttatttaaaataggcACCCATGCTAGGTCACAAACTGGAAGATGTTCTTATCTAAGGGTAACAGTCATTCAATTTGGATTTCCATCAAAGCCATATAAAAAATTTAGATTCCTAAACAGCTACGTACTAGATTTGATACTAAAATATGCATATGCATGTACATATACACATGGCACACATTTGTGCAGTCAATGCCCATTACAtgattataaaattattaactTGTTTAGACATGGCATTATGGTGGTCTCAAACCAATTCGCCGAGGAGGCTGGTTAACCACAAGACAGCATGTTCACATCCAAGTTTAGATTAACATCACGGAAGGGAATCCTACCAACAAAGACATAACACGATCTTcatcctaaatttttttttaccactTACCATCCCTGCCAACTGTGAGACATCCATAAAAAAAGCCAGGACTGCAGAAACAAAACCCGTCACCAGTGTGCTCTTGATCGGAACTTGTGTGCGTTCGTTGACATCTGAAAAGAATGAGGGAAGTAATCCATCTCGAGCCATTGCCATCAGGATTCTAGGCTGAGAAACCCATAGAGGTAAGGAACATGAGCATTCCATCATTTGGACGTAAAACATCTCTTAAAAGGTAAAAGCAACTAATAAACATTGGATCACAGACCAGAAGTACAATGGTATATACCTAATGCTTGGCCTTGTGGATCTTAAGAGAAGCATTAATATAAAACAGGAAAGAAGTATACACAGTAAAAATTAACTATCTGCCAACTACAGACTTTTTAATCTGTTACCATGTAGCAGCAGATGTTCTCATACACAATGGTTTTACttaagcaactcaaacttaAATCAGCCTACATCACGTCAAGGTCCACTGTCCTGCTTTCCAGATGAAGAcatggaaaaaaatttaaaggagCACCAGAAAGAAATTTCAACAATTTAAATCACATTTCGAATGGAATTCGCCCAAGCTCCTCTCATGTGGTAAAGTTATAACCCAGGTTAATAATTCATTCCAGGTATAGTCATGAACAATTAGACCCAAAGAAATCTCACAGAATTTGGATACTGAAGTTTCAACTCATCATATCACTTGGGAAGGAAAGAAACATCTTAAACATAAAATCTATAACACTTgggacaaaaagaaaagaaaattttatcatATTATAGAGCGATACATAGAGGCGAATATGTGGCCAAGTAGTAGAATTGCAGGggtacaacctagaggtcacatgttcaattcctgataATAATCtcttcatatattatgtgggggcaAGGTCGTCGTACATCTTATCTATCCCCAACTCCATTATGCAAGGGAGTTGTTTAGTGCATTACATAGagtataaaattattatttgcTCAAATAATTTCATTAACTATTTCCCAAGGATTCAAAGCATTCTGGAAATACAAAACATGGGCACTGACCATATCACAAGGGTACATCCAATCCTACTCCTGGTAACTCAAAACAAACATGctctaatatttttttaaaaatggtaGAAAAAGAAACACTTTGAGGATTGTATTTAATTACCTGCGGGAGAAGTGAACCCATCAAAGTAGAGCAGAGGGCAGTAACAGCTCCTACAGTAATTATATACctggaatttaaaaaaaaaaaatgaaaacaatgcTCAAGATAAATTTCAATTCTAATCTTCTGAAAAGACTTCCAAAAAATAAGGGGAGGGGGAAGCTAAATGTACAACAGGGTTCGAGCAAAGTAATTTGCTTACGCTGCCCATTGCATCCCGTGGTGTGTGAATGCAGAGGAGATGGGTGTGTCAGGATCCATTGAATAATACGGGACCAGACCCACAATGACAATGGAGACCAACATGTATAATGTACAACAAATAGACAGTGCAAGCCCTATACCCAGTGGCAAATCCCTTTGAGGATTCTTCACCTGCCAGAATACTAAATTAGAACACTTAACTTCATGTCCACAACAATAATGACTGAAGGTACATGTATGTGAACTACATTATAGGTAGGGGTTACAGACATATTCAGAAAAGGAAACATATGTACCTCCTCAGCAGTGCTGGCAACAGAATCGAAGCCAATGTATGCAAAGAAAACTGTTGCAGACCCAGCAAGCATCCCATCTACTCCAAAGGGAAAGTACCTGACAGTTTAATGATAATACATCAAACATACAGTCTTGGTCAAGAAAATTACCATGTATTAGAGGATACAGCATGAGATTCCATTTACCCAGTAGGGAGCTCATATCCAGCCCACCCAGTCTTGAACCCAAGATAGCCACCAGCTATTATGACGAAAATCATAGCACACACATTTAATGTGGTGACAATTCCTTGTGCAAATGTGCTCTGCACAAGAGCATCTTCATAATGAATAGGAGAAACAAAATGACCTTAACCAAAGCCTGGTTTGATAAAAGGAAGTgggaaaataattaaatagatGGAAGAAgtagagaaaataaaaagacaacATACCTCTTTAATTCCCACACAAAGGAGTCCAGTGACAACAAAAACTAGAATTGCAGCACATGGATCAACCACAATATCAATCCCAGGAATATACTGACGAGCGAGAAAAGCAGGTAAACTATCTTCACCTCCAAACAGCAATGCCTAAGttacataaaataaaacataaaacaaataagATTGAAAACATATCAATACAGTGGAACCTGAAGTAAAGTAAAGAAGAAAACTATTCCTACATCCACAATGCAATGCCATACATGAAGATCAAACCATAGTTACCAGGAACTCGGTACGCTCCGGGTCGTGATACGGGTACGGGAACGGGAACGGGGTATGacacttgattaatttgtggtACGTTTGGGGGTAGACTTAATTGTTACGCTAGTTGGGCACGTGGTACAGTTTGAAGAGTTATTGGGGTCACTtctaaatattgaatgaaatataaaattaaatataacataTTTTACAATCTACCGCGCCTTCTCTGATTCTGTCGTGGGGTAACTGTTTCTCTCTCATGCATTCCCAGTAACTATCTCTCTCATGCATTCTCTCTGGTTTGAGTACTCCTCTCCCATGCCTTCCGCTTCTCTCCAACGTCGTGAAGCATCGACCAAGTATGATTTTTGGGTCTTTTCTGGTTTGGGAACTGTTAGTCTGTACGCTGTCTTCTACTCTTCTTTGTTCTCACATCTCAAtcgatttttgggttttttcatGGCAGAATTTTGGGACGCTACTTTAAGCGTCCCAGGTCGCGTTCCCGAGCTTCCCAAGTCGCTAGTGTACCCCGAATTGGGACGAACATTAGGGGGTAATGACCGTTCCCGGTAACTATGGACCAAACCCATGTGCTATATACCATGTACTTGTGAAAAAGTAAGTGTTGCAATATATTCGTGAAAAAGAGTTCCTGCACCTTTTGATGCACATGAAAAATACTAGTTAAGAGAAAGGAATTGGGTTATAAAACTGCTCAAGAGATCAAACAACCTTGCCTTTGCCTAATATTCAAAATTCATACTCAGTTGAGTGCACTTCATGTTACATGTAAATACTTAGAAATGTAACTATTATAAGTCaatgaaaagaaataaagaataaCAGATGACACTTCATAACAGGCAGTGGAATCCAGATAACAAACAAGATGCAATTTGTCACTAAGTGATAACACACTGAAAAACTACAAGGTTAATCCATTACAGCTTACCAGTAATCTA
Protein-coding regions in this window:
- the LOC119997265 gene encoding cationic amino acid transporter 2, vacuolar-like encodes the protein MGYLVDSQKEGGGSPWSGGLRSLVRRKQVDSVHARAGVGHQLAKELSVLHLIAIGVGSTIGAGVYILVGTVARQHSGPALTISFLIAGIAAALSAFCYAELASRCPSAGSAYHYSYICVGEGVAWLIGWALILEYTIGGSAVARGISPNLALLFGGEDSLPAFLARQYIPGIDIVVDPCAAILVFVVTGLLCVGIKESTFAQGIVTTLNVCAMIFVIIAGGYLGFKTGWAGYELPTGYFPFGVDGMLAGSATVFFAYIGFDSVASTAEEVKNPQRDLPLGIGLALSICCTLYMLVSIVIVGLVPYYSMDPDTPISSAFTHHGMQWAAYIITVGAVTALCSTLMGSLLPQPRILMAMARDGLLPSFFSDVNERTQVPIKSTLVTGFVSAVLAFFMDVSQLAGMVSVGTLLAFTMVAISVLILRYVPPDEVPLPSSLQESIDSVSLRYSKSSQEINVGKPVVYVGTSVDSTLPLLGEKGSTIELPLSEKQEAQGILSEEKRRKIAGWTIMFTCMGVFVLTYSASSLGLPGLLRFTLCGVGGALLLSGLIVLTFIDQDDARHSFGHSGGFICPFVPLLPIACILINVYLLINLGAATWTRVSVWLVMGALVYAFYGRTHSSLLDAVYVPAAHADEIYRNSGDSLA